TTTTTTATGCCAACAATGTAACGACACTTGAGGGAACAGCCAAGTTTGTACAATCCATCAAGGAAACGAATCAGTCCAATCCGGTACCCATCTTCATGAGTGTGGATCAGGAGGGCGGCAAAGTCAGCCGTATGCCGGAGAACGTGGAATCCATTCCATCCAACAAAAAAGTAGGCCAGACAAAAGATAGTGCGCTCGCTGAAACGATGGGGGAATTGCTGGCGAGACAAGTTCAACTTGCAGGTTTTAATGTAGACTTCGCGCCTGTGTTGGATGTGAATAGTAACCCGAAAAACCCGGTGATCGGTGATCGTTCATTCGGCAGCTCGGCAGAACTAGTATCTCGTATGGGGATTGCGGAGATGAAAGGTCTGCGTAACGAAGGCATTGTTCCGGTAGTGAAGCATTTTCCGGGTCACGGCGATACGTCCGTGGACTCCCATCTGGATCTGCCCGTCGTGAACAAAACGGAAAAACAACTGGCTGAGCTTGAATGGATTCCGTTCCAGGCCGCAGTGAAGGAACATGTGGAGGCTGTCATGGTTGCACACATTTTGTTCCCGAAGCTGGACCCGGATCATCCGGCTTCCTTATCGGATGTCATTATTGGTGAACATTTGCGCGGGAAGTTCAAGTATGATGGTGTGGTCATCACAGATGACCTGAGTATGGGAGCAATCGCGAAGAACTTCAAGTTGGACCAGGCAGCCCTGGCAACTGTTAAAGCAGGAAGTGACATTCTGTTGGTAGCTCATAGTTATGAGAGTGCCAAGACGATTTTTGATACGCTAATAAGTGCAGTGAAGTCAGGCGACATCTCCGAATCCCGAATCGATGAAAGTGTATATCGTATCCTGGCATTGAAGCAACAATACAAGTTATCGGATGATCAGAAAGCTTCTGGAGACCTGAAGCAACTGAATGCAGATATTGTGGATTGGCGCAAGCAAATCGATGCTAGATAATAAATCCTGTGTTATGATTTTGCCAGAGGTGAGATCCAAACATGTATACCATTATGATAATAGAGGACGATCCCAAGATTGCAGGATTATTGAAATCACATATTGAACGCTACGGGGACCGGGCCGTTCTGGTCGAGGATTTTGAGATGATTGTGCAACAGTTTGAGCAGGTACAGCCACATGTGGTCCTTCTGGATATCAATTTGCCCAGCTATGATGGTTTCTATTGGTGCCGCCAGATTCGTACGCTGTCCACATGCCCCATTTTGTTTATCTCCGCTCGGAGTGGAAAGATGGATCAGGTCATGGCACTGGAGAACGGAGCGGATGATTATATCACCAAGCCATTCGAACACGAGATTGTTATGGCCAAAATTCGGAGTCAGCTACGCCGGGTATATGGGGATTATGCTGCACGTGACGAAGAACGCAAGGTGGAACTGGACGGCTTGGTCGTGTACCTGGAAAGACTGGAGATTCAGCTGGGTGATCGCAAAGTGCAGCTGACGAAGAAAGAAACGATTCTGCTGGAAACGTTACTGCGTCGCAGTCCCAAGCTGGTAAGCAGGGAAACGATCCTGGAGAAGCTGTGGGATGACTCTTTTGTAGATGACAATACACTCAGCGTTAACGTTACCCGGGTTCGTAAGCGTTTAGCCGAGCTTGGCATTACAGATGCTCTGGAGACGGTCAGAGGTTCAGGTTACCGATTGAACAATAACTGGAAGTCCTCTTCATCGTCATGAGATTGTTTATACGAGAACATCTCGCTTTAACTTGCTGGGTTGTTGCTATCTTGTTCACCGTTATTGCAGTGTTCTGGTATGACGGTTACAACGATTGGATCACGGCTACTTATGCCGTAGCGTTGGGATTATTTTTATACATCGGATATTTGGTGTATCGTTATTATTCACATCGCTCCTTCTATACCCGGATGTCACGATCGATGGATTCGCTGAAGGAATTTGTACCATTGAACGAAACAAGTCCATTATCACTGGCGCTGGAGAAGCTACTGGATTCACAATACGGACAGTATCATGCTCATCTGCATCGGCTGGAACAGCGGCAGCAAGAATATCTGACGTTCATGAACCAGTGGGTACATCAGATGAAGACACCATTATCCGTCATCGAGTTGACCGTGGAAGGTCAGGAAGATGACGATCCCAGGCTCATAAGCATTCGAGAGGAAGCAGACCAGATGAGACGGGGATTGGAGACTGTGCTGTATGTGGCGCGTTTGGATACCTTCGAACAGGATTTCAGTGTGGAACCTGTGATACTGAAGAACGCTGGTGAAGAGGCGATCCATGAGCTGAAACGGTTCTTCATCCGCAATCACGTCTATCCAGAGATGCATATCGATTCTGCGCTGGTTGTACAATCCGATGCCAAGTGGATTCGGTTCGTCTTGGTACAGTTACTGTCGAACGCAATCAAGTACTCTGCGGGTAGCGGACAAAAGATCTATGTGCGTGCATATGAAGCAGAACGCTCTATCATGCTGGAAGTGCAGGATCAGGGCATCGGGATTCCTAAGTCCGATCTGAATCGGGTATTCCAGCCTTTCTTCACTGGGGAGAACGGGCGGCATTTCAAAGAGTCCACAGGCATGGGACTGTATATTGCAAAAGAAGTGTTAACGCGGATGAATCATCGGATTGATCTTGAGTCCGTGTACGGCGAAGGAACGACTGTCCGAATTACATTCAACTCCTGAAGTGACAGGTTGAAGATAAGATTGGGACGTGAGGTCTGTATTTTTGTTGAAAAAGTGTGAGTGGAGTATGAATTACAATGTAAGTGTAAGGTGTAGTATAGACGTCTATTGCCTGATCGGGGCGAAGGCGTCTTTTTGATTTTCATGATGCAACCTTACAACATTGTCATGTTGATGAAAGGTTAAACCATAGGAGAATGGCCGAAACTTCGATAGACTATAGTCATAAGAGTACAGGAAAGGCCACGCACAATACACATGCAGACAGCATGAATGTAACTTGATTTTTGAATTCATACATCACTAAGGAGTTGTAACCATGGAGATTTGTTCTGTGAAACAGATCAGTAAAATCTACAAAGGCATCGTATCTTATGAAGCGTTATCAGGTATTGACCTCAGTATTCAGGAAGGTGAGTTTGTTGGCATCATGGGACCATCGGGTAGTGGCAAAACAACGCTGCTGAACATGATCTCAACCATTGATCATCCAACATCAGGAGAACTGCGAATTGCAGGGAAGAATCCGTTTGAATTGGATCAGGATGAACTCGCGCTGTTCCGGCGTAAAGAGCTTGGATTCGTTTTTCAATCGTTCAATCTGTTAAATACACTGACAGTTAAGGAAAACATCGTACTGCCACTGACTCTTGACGGTGTTTCGCTAGCAGAGATGAACACACGTGTGGAACAACTGGCAAGCAAGCTGGGGATCGAGGGTATTCTGAACAAACGGACATATGAGATTTCAGGAGGACAGGCACAGCGTACGGCCATTGCCAGAGCACTCATACATTCTCCGAAACTGATTCTGGCGGATGAGCCAACGGGCAATCTGGATTCGAAGGCGGCAAGAGATGTGATGGAGATTCTCGAAACCCGCAATCAGGAGGATCAGGCTACGATGCTGCTGGTTACCCATGATGCAGTAGCTGCAAGTTATTGCAGTCGTGTTGTCTTTATCAAGGATGGCAAACTGTACAATGAGATTCACTACGGCGATAATCGCGCAGCCTTTTACCAGAAGATTATTAATGTATTATCCCTAATGGGAGGTTCAGGACATGAATTTTCGCCAGTTCGCCATTAATAACGTTGTTCGCAACAAACGAATTTATCTGGCTCATTTTCTGAGCAGTACATTTTCCGTCATGATCTTTTTTACTTACGCATTGCTCCTGTTCCATCCTGATTTGAAAGCGGGGTTAAAGGGATCAAGTGGTACGGTTACGTTGCTTGCAAATCAAGGGTTTATGATTGCAGAGATCATTATATTCATCTTTTCATTCCTGTTCCTGCTCTATTCCGTTGGTTCATTTCTGAAGACACGCAAGAAGGAATTTGGTATTTTCCTGATCATAGGCATGACACGTAAACAGATGAACCGGCTTCTGTTTATGGAGAACATGTGTATCGGATTAGCTTCCATTATTACCGGGATCGGACTCGGAATTGTTTTTGGCAAATTGATTCTGCTCATCTGCGGCTCCATGCTGGCTGTTGAGAACAGTCTTCGATTCTATTTTCCACTGAAAGGCATTGCCCTGACGGCTGGTGCATTTCTGCTGCTGTTTGTTATCATTGCGATGTCGTCATCCTTGCTCATACGGAAAGGTTCGCTCATTGACCTTGTGAAATCAGAGGAAAAACCGAAACCCGAACCCAAGGCATCACGCTTCCTCGCCTTGCTGTCGGTGCTGTTCATCGGCGGTGGTTATGCAGGAGTATTCACTTTTGTATGGGTAAGCTTCTCGTTTCCGTTATTACTCGCAAGTGTCGTGGTTGTTATTGCAGGTACGTACTTCCTGTTCACGCAGCTTAGTGTATATATCATTCGGGCACTCAAAAGAAATCCAAGATTGTTTTTCCGCAAAACCAATCTGCTCTTCCTATCGGAACTTACCTATCGAATGAAAGATAACGCCATCATGTTTTTCATGGTAAGTATCATCTCTGCATCTTCATTTACG
The window above is part of the Paenibacillus sp. 1781tsa1 genome. Proteins encoded here:
- a CDS encoding HAMP domain-containing sensor histidine kinase, which translates into the protein MRLFIREHLALTCWVVAILFTVIAVFWYDGYNDWITATYAVALGLFLYIGYLVYRYYSHRSFYTRMSRSMDSLKEFVPLNETSPLSLALEKLLDSQYGQYHAHLHRLEQRQQEYLTFMNQWVHQMKTPLSVIELTVEGQEDDDPRLISIREEADQMRRGLETVLYVARLDTFEQDFSVEPVILKNAGEEAIHELKRFFIRNHVYPEMHIDSALVVQSDAKWIRFVLVQLLSNAIKYSAGSGQKIYVRAYEAERSIMLEVQDQGIGIPKSDLNRVFQPFFTGENGRHFKESTGMGLYIAKEVLTRMNHRIDLESVYGEGTTVRITFNS
- a CDS encoding response regulator transcription factor, with the protein product MYTIMIIEDDPKIAGLLKSHIERYGDRAVLVEDFEMIVQQFEQVQPHVVLLDINLPSYDGFYWCRQIRTLSTCPILFISARSGKMDQVMALENGADDYITKPFEHEIVMAKIRSQLRRVYGDYAARDEERKVELDGLVVYLERLEIQLGDRKVQLTKKETILLETLLRRSPKLVSRETILEKLWDDSFVDDNTLSVNVTRVRKRLAELGITDALETVRGSGYRLNNNWKSSSSS
- the nagZ gene encoding beta-N-acetylhexosaminidase, which codes for MNNYSFNPNNPWRKSLKMLFLLLGIVLLLSACGQAQKPSSATDSNTGGSNAGSNSGQSSSSPEQNTAPPQEEVPEEPQEEVDPVQEQLSSLTLEEKIGQMILAGVQGTTLDDQAKQMITDQKVGGIIFYANNVTTLEGTAKFVQSIKETNQSNPVPIFMSVDQEGGKVSRMPENVESIPSNKKVGQTKDSALAETMGELLARQVQLAGFNVDFAPVLDVNSNPKNPVIGDRSFGSSAELVSRMGIAEMKGLRNEGIVPVVKHFPGHGDTSVDSHLDLPVVNKTEKQLAELEWIPFQAAVKEHVEAVMVAHILFPKLDPDHPASLSDVIIGEHLRGKFKYDGVVITDDLSMGAIAKNFKLDQAALATVKAGSDILLVAHSYESAKTIFDTLISAVKSGDISESRIDESVYRILALKQQYKLSDDQKASGDLKQLNADIVDWRKQIDAR
- a CDS encoding ABC transporter ATP-binding protein, translating into MEICSVKQISKIYKGIVSYEALSGIDLSIQEGEFVGIMGPSGSGKTTLLNMISTIDHPTSGELRIAGKNPFELDQDELALFRRKELGFVFQSFNLLNTLTVKENIVLPLTLDGVSLAEMNTRVEQLASKLGIEGILNKRTYEISGGQAQRTAIARALIHSPKLILADEPTGNLDSKAARDVMEILETRNQEDQATMLLVTHDAVAASYCSRVVFIKDGKLYNEIHYGDNRAAFYQKIINVLSLMGGSGHEFSPVRH